The following proteins are co-located in the candidate division KSB1 bacterium genome:
- a CDS encoding Glu/Leu/Phe/Val dehydrogenase: MEYKYVESAPIKTTDQDPFESMMARFEVAAMLSDLDPGLYQYLKTPQKQIIVAIPIQMDDGTIEVFEGYRVIHNDVRGPSKGGIRYSPNITLSEVKALAAWMTWKCAVVNLPFGGAKGGVKCDPKKLTKVELEKITRRYTANLLEVFGPERDVPAPDVNTNEQIMGWIMDTYSMHVRHTTTAVVTGKPIFLGGSHGRVEATGKGVVIVTSSMMEKIGLNPKDTRVVVQGFGNVGSIAAKEFEKIGCKVIGISDVSGAYYNAKGFNIRKAIEYRDAHGGILEGFDVGDKITNEELLELDCEVLAPCALEDQITVKNAEKIKAKIIAEGANGPTVANADPILADRGIAVIPDILCNAGGVTVSYFEWVQDRMGYFWSKAEVLQRLERILVEAFKEVNDTAEKYNVTMRIGAYVLAIGRVAQTLKLRGIYG, from the coding sequence ATGGAGTACAAGTATGTCGAGTCGGCCCCGATCAAAACCACGGATCAGGATCCTTTTGAGTCGATGATGGCGCGTTTTGAAGTGGCGGCCATGTTGAGCGACCTCGACCCCGGCCTCTACCAGTATCTCAAGACGCCGCAAAAGCAAATCATCGTCGCGATTCCGATTCAAATGGATGACGGCACCATCGAAGTGTTCGAAGGGTATCGCGTCATTCACAACGATGTGCGCGGCCCCTCCAAAGGTGGCATTCGCTATTCGCCGAACATCACGCTTTCGGAAGTCAAGGCGCTGGCCGCCTGGATGACGTGGAAATGCGCCGTCGTCAATCTGCCCTTCGGCGGCGCCAAGGGCGGGGTCAAATGCGATCCCAAAAAACTCACGAAAGTTGAGCTGGAGAAAATCACCCGGCGCTACACCGCGAATTTGTTGGAGGTCTTCGGCCCGGAGCGCGACGTGCCGGCGCCGGACGTCAACACCAACGAACAGATCATGGGCTGGATCATGGACACTTACTCGATGCACGTTCGCCACACCACCACCGCCGTCGTCACCGGCAAACCGATTTTTCTCGGCGGCTCGCACGGGCGCGTCGAGGCGACCGGCAAAGGCGTCGTGATCGTGACCAGCAGCATGATGGAAAAAATCGGACTGAACCCCAAAGACACGCGCGTCGTTGTGCAAGGTTTTGGCAACGTCGGTTCCATCGCCGCCAAGGAATTTGAGAAGATCGGCTGCAAAGTCATCGGCATCAGCGATGTGAGCGGCGCGTATTATAACGCCAAGGGCTTTAACATTCGCAAGGCCATAGAGTATCGCGATGCGCATGGCGGTATTTTGGAAGGCTTTGATGTCGGCGACAAAATTACCAACGAAGAACTGCTGGAATTGGATTGCGAGGTGCTGGCGCCGTGCGCTTTGGAAGATCAGATCACCGTCAAAAATGCCGAAAAAATCAAGGCGAAAATCATTGCCGAAGGCGCCAACGGACCGACGGTGGCCAACGCCGATCCGATTTTGGCGGACCGCGGCATCGCGGTGATTCCGGATATTTTGTGCAACGCCGGCGGCGTGACGGTGAGTTACTTTGAGTGGGTGCAGGATCGCATGGGTTATTTCTGGTCGAAAGCCGAAGTTCTTCAGCGCCTCGAGCGCATTCTCGTCGAAGCCTTCAAGGAAGTCAACGATACAGCGGAAAAATATAACGTCACCATGCGCATCGGCGCATACGTTCTGGCGATTGGCCGCGTGGCGCAGACGTTGAAGCTGCGCGGAATTTATGGCTGA
- a CDS encoding carbon-nitrogen hydrolase, which produces MKITLALAQMDCRLGDLEANLQTHLQLIAAAVAQGAHIIIFPELSLTGYHLQARVAEAALPENAALLEPLRQQSQQIDILAGLVLEAADHRLYNSALYFSQGNVLHRHDKVYLPTYGLFEEGKHFARGERLRAFDNAFTRAAILICEENWHPSAANLLWLDGAKIFFSIHCSSAASAAPLSLAPSTSPGACRLLSQFYARLFGAYFIFVNRIGREGPFNFWGGSQIVDPFGEAEASAKIEAPDLLIHTIDLNKIREARIKMPLRRDEDISLLRRELARLHKHL; this is translated from the coding sequence ATGAAAATCACGCTGGCCCTGGCGCAAATGGATTGCCGCCTGGGCGACCTCGAAGCGAATTTGCAGACACATCTCCAGTTAATCGCGGCAGCCGTCGCGCAGGGCGCGCACATCATCATCTTTCCCGAGCTGAGCCTCACAGGCTATCATCTGCAAGCCCGTGTGGCGGAGGCGGCCTTGCCGGAAAATGCCGCGTTGCTCGAACCGCTGCGGCAGCAGTCCCAGCAGATCGATATTCTCGCCGGCCTGGTGTTGGAAGCCGCCGACCATCGTCTTTATAATTCCGCGCTTTATTTTTCTCAAGGCAATGTCTTACACCGGCACGACAAAGTTTATCTGCCGACTTACGGCCTTTTTGAAGAGGGAAAGCATTTCGCCCGCGGCGAGCGCCTGCGCGCTTTTGACAACGCCTTCACACGTGCCGCCATTTTGATTTGCGAGGAAAATTGGCATCCCTCGGCGGCCAATTTGTTGTGGCTGGACGGCGCGAAAATTTTCTTCTCCATTCATTGTTCGAGCGCGGCCAGCGCGGCGCCGTTATCGCTGGCGCCGTCCACAAGCCCCGGCGCCTGCCGCCTGCTGAGCCAGTTTTATGCGCGGCTGTTCGGCGCTTATTTTATTTTTGTCAATCGTATCGGCCGCGAAGGCCCGTTCAATTTTTGGGGTGGCAGCCAAATCGTCGATCCTTTTGGCGAGGCGGAAGCCTCGGCAAAAATTGAGGCGCCGGATTTGCTGATTCATACCATCGATTTAAACAAAATCCGCGAAGCGCGAATCAAAATGCCCTTGCGGCGCGATGAGGACATTTCGTTGCTGCGCCGCGAATTGGCGCGTTTGCACAAACATCTTTGA
- a CDS encoding 6-bladed beta-propeller — MPRISIGILGTALLFINTALHHTACQVKNEGAKSEPLSSTVTLTNLQAKLELVDSIAIQENPENFLGLIATDAVIITKQRMIFVDRISTDLKLYDPKGNFFQRAGKLGSGPGEYRRIMGIAEDSQYVYVHDDVLRRITILRRTDLSYVRSFATPDNVEGNPGTISIFKSRIFISSWDPKYKWDEAYKVQPIAIIDTVGNFVGRLGEYDELYKRLRLSENGVLFDQDTSGNIYLAQYLHYGVAQYSPKGELIRHFGVQGKFRLVSQGLRGNESRDEIVKLSIQRSFVRKLKVSPTGYVFLQYSKNSERFVKTRDIADQKHTLQVYTTDGQYIPSEIALPSGGLLDVDEDGYLYLYLNTEPVHRVIGKYKLNIVQKSS, encoded by the coding sequence ATGCCAAGAATTTCCATAGGAATACTCGGGACAGCTCTGCTTTTCATCAATACTGCCTTGCACCATACTGCTTGCCAAGTAAAAAATGAAGGCGCCAAATCTGAGCCGTTATCTTCGACAGTAACGCTTACGAACCTGCAGGCCAAGCTTGAGTTGGTTGATTCCATTGCCATCCAGGAGAATCCTGAAAATTTTCTTGGTTTGATTGCTACTGATGCCGTCATCATCACTAAACAACGCATGATTTTCGTTGATCGTATTTCGACAGATCTCAAACTTTACGATCCGAAGGGTAACTTCTTTCAACGCGCCGGAAAACTTGGCAGCGGCCCCGGCGAATATCGACGCATTATGGGAATTGCTGAGGACAGCCAATATGTGTATGTTCACGATGATGTGCTCCGCCGTATTACCATTTTGCGGCGAACCGATTTGAGCTATGTTCGCTCTTTTGCAACTCCGGATAACGTGGAAGGTAATCCTGGAACCATCTCTATCTTTAAGAGTCGGATATTTATTAGTTCTTGGGATCCGAAGTACAAGTGGGATGAAGCTTATAAAGTACAGCCGATTGCCATTATCGACACCGTGGGAAATTTTGTTGGGAGATTGGGAGAATATGATGAGCTATACAAAAGGTTGCGTCTTAGTGAAAACGGTGTTCTTTTTGATCAGGATACCAGTGGGAATATTTATCTTGCGCAATACTTGCATTATGGCGTAGCTCAATATTCACCCAAAGGAGAGTTGATTCGACATTTCGGGGTGCAAGGAAAATTTAGATTGGTTTCCCAAGGTTTGCGTGGAAATGAAAGCCGCGATGAAATAGTCAAACTTAGTATACAGCGCTCCTTCGTGCGCAAACTTAAAGTTTCTCCGACAGGGTATGTGTTTTTGCAATACTCAAAAAACTCTGAAAGATTCGTCAAAACTCGTGATATAGCCGATCAAAAACACACCTTACAAGTTTACACCACTGATGGTCAATATATTCCGAGTGAAATTGCATTGCCTAGCGGCGGTCTATTGGATGTGGACGAAGACGGTTATCTTTACTTATACTTGAACACGGAGCCGGTTCATCGCGTGATTGGCAAATACAAATTAAATATTGTTCAGAAATCGTCTTAA
- a CDS encoding TlpA family protein disulfide reductase gives MGCQRNVQLASFVLPDLSGTPVDTSKLPGKIRVFVFFSPLDCQPCLNEVELWEQVSREFLPTEISVVGVGNTEHPNMLLAFQQARQFSFTILYDAERHKTAELKIMETPVRLICDRKGRVLHQSHGAVQWLRRDKVIPFCGNLSKTISRCIATK, from the coding sequence TTGGGATGTCAGCGCAATGTTCAGTTGGCTAGTTTTGTTCTGCCGGATTTATCCGGAACGCCAGTAGATACATCGAAACTTCCGGGCAAGATCCGCGTGTTTGTTTTCTTTTCACCCCTCGACTGCCAACCATGCCTGAATGAAGTGGAGCTATGGGAGCAGGTGAGTCGTGAGTTTTTGCCAACTGAAATTTCTGTAGTTGGTGTTGGTAATACCGAACACCCTAATATGCTGCTCGCTTTTCAGCAAGCACGCCAGTTCTCGTTTACGATTCTTTATGATGCGGAAAGGCACAAGACCGCAGAGTTAAAAATTATGGAAACTCCTGTTCGATTGATTTGTGATCGGAAAGGGAGGGTTTTACATCAAAGCCACGGTGCGGTCCAATGGTTACGACGTGATAAAGTCATTCCCTTTTGTGGAAATTTGAGCAAAACGATTTCTCGATGTATTGCAACGAAATAA